The proteins below come from a single Mycobacterium parmense genomic window:
- a CDS encoding PucR family transcriptional regulator: MNDNPFAGPFAKHPRSPLELLDAVPESLLRRLKQYSGRLATEAVTAMQERLPFFSELEASQRASVALVVQTTVVNFVEWMHDPHSNVSYTAQAYELVPQELQRRIALRHSVDMVRVTMDFFEEVVPLVARSEEQLTALTVGILKYSRDLAFTAASAYADAAEARGSWDSRMEASVVDAVVRGDTGPELLSRAAALSWDTTSPATVVVGTPAPGRDGSTGHGDSQRAMQRVRDIAVRHGRAALTDVHGTWLVAIVSGQLTPTDKFLADLLQAFSDGPVVIGPTAPMLTAAYHSASEAISGMNAVAGWRGAPRPVAARELLPERALMGDASAIVALHTDVMGPMADAGPTLIETLDAYLDCGGAIEACARKLFVHPNTVRYRLKRITDFTGRDPTDPRDAYVLRIAATVGQLNYPTSPSGVAGTARPAVPLPLKGPAMSHNGPQ; encoded by the coding sequence GTGAATGACAACCCCTTCGCCGGCCCGTTCGCCAAGCACCCCCGGTCCCCGCTGGAACTCCTTGACGCCGTGCCGGAATCACTGCTGCGCCGTCTCAAGCAGTACTCCGGGCGCCTGGCCACCGAGGCCGTCACCGCCATGCAGGAGCGGTTGCCGTTCTTCTCCGAGCTGGAGGCATCCCAGCGGGCCAGCGTGGCGCTGGTGGTGCAGACGACGGTCGTGAACTTCGTCGAGTGGATGCACGACCCGCACAGCAATGTCAGCTACACCGCGCAGGCCTACGAACTGGTGCCCCAGGAGCTGCAGCGCCGCATCGCGCTGCGCCACAGCGTCGACATGGTGCGCGTCACGATGGACTTCTTCGAAGAGGTCGTGCCGCTGGTGGCCCGCTCCGAGGAACAGCTGACCGCGCTGACGGTCGGCATCCTCAAGTACAGCCGCGACCTGGCGTTCACCGCCGCCTCCGCCTATGCGGACGCCGCGGAGGCGCGCGGCAGCTGGGACAGCCGGATGGAGGCCAGCGTGGTCGACGCCGTGGTGCGCGGCGACACCGGACCCGAGCTGTTGTCCCGGGCCGCCGCGCTGAGCTGGGACACCACGTCGCCGGCGACGGTGGTGGTCGGCACGCCCGCGCCCGGCCGCGACGGCTCGACGGGCCACGGCGACAGCCAGCGGGCCATGCAGCGCGTCCGCGACATCGCCGTCCGCCACGGCCGCGCCGCGCTCACCGACGTGCATGGAACCTGGCTGGTCGCGATCGTCTCCGGCCAGCTGACGCCCACCGACAAGTTCCTGGCCGACCTGCTGCAGGCGTTCTCCGACGGGCCGGTGGTGATCGGGCCCACCGCGCCCATGCTGACCGCGGCTTACCACAGCGCCAGCGAGGCCATCTCCGGCATGAATGCCGTGGCCGGCTGGCGCGGCGCTCCCCGCCCCGTCGCGGCGCGAGAGCTGCTTCCCGAGCGCGCCCTGATGGGCGACGCGTCGGCGATCGTGGCTCTGCACACCGACGTGATGGGACCCATGGCCGACGCCGGGCCCACGCTGATCGAGACCCTGGACGCTTACTTAGATTGTGGCGGCGCAATTGAGGCCTGTGCCAGGAAGTTGTTCGTTCATCCAAACACCGTCCGCTACCGGCTCAAGCGCATCACCGACTTCACCGGACGGGACCCCACCGACCCCCGCGACGCGTATGTGCTGCGCATCGCCGCGACCGTTGGCCAGCTGAATTACCCCACCAGCCCTTCGGGTGTCGCGGGCACAGCCAGGCCGGCCGTTCCGCTGCCGCTCAAGGGCCCCGCGATGAGCCACAATGGACCGCAGTGA
- the aceE gene encoding pyruvate dehydrogenase (acetyl-transferring), homodimeric type, producing MTTEFARHDLAKTSGGAMEPDRVRVIREGVASYLPDIDPEETSEWLESFDELLERSGPARARYLMLRLLERAGEQRVAIPSLTSTDYVNTIPTELEPWFPGDEDVERRFRAWIRWNAAIMVHRAQRPGVGVGGHISTYASSAALYEVGFNHFFRGKSHPGGGDQVFIQGHASPGIYARAFLEGRLSQDRLDGFRQEHSHAAGGLPSYPHPRLMPDFWEFPTVSMGLGPLNAIYQARFNHYLHDRGIRDTSDQHVWCFLGDGEMDEPESRGLAHVGALEGLDNLTFVINCNLQRLDGPVRGNGKIIQELESFFRGAGWNVIKVVWGREWDALLHADRDGALVNLMNSTPDGDYQTYKANDGAYVRDHFFGRDPRTKALVEQMTDSEIWNLKRGGHDYRKVYAAYRAAVDHKGQPTVILAKTIKGYSLGAHFQGRNATHQMKKLALEDLKAFRDSMRIPISDAELEKDPYLPPYYHPGSDAPEIRYMLDRRRTLGGFVPERRTKAKALKLPARDIYAPLKKGSGHQEVATTMATVRTFKEVMRDKEVGPRIVPIIPDEARTFGMDSWFPSLKIYNRLGQLYTAVDADLMLAYKESEVGQILHEGINEAGSVGSFTAAGTSYATHNEPMIPIYIFYSMFGFQRTGDGLWAAADQMARGFLLGATAGRTTLTGEGLQHADGHSPLLAATNPAVVAYDPAFAFEIAYIVESGLARMFGENPENVFFYITVYNEPYVQPPEPENFDPEGLLRGIYRYRAATEQRASTAQILASGVAMPSALKAAEMLAAEWDVAADVWSVTSWGELNRDGLAVQKAQLRHPDRQAGVAYVTQALSKATGPVIAVSDWMRAVPEQIRPWVPGTYVTLGTDGFGFSDTRPAARRYFNTDAESQVVAVLEALARDGEIDPSVPVAAARQYRIDDVQAAPEQTSDPGVA from the coding sequence TTGACCACCGAGTTCGCGCGCCACGACCTTGCCAAAACGTCCGGCGGCGCAATGGAACCCGACCGCGTGCGGGTGATCCGCGAAGGTGTCGCGTCCTATCTGCCCGACATCGACCCCGAGGAGACCTCGGAATGGCTGGAGTCCTTCGACGAGTTGCTGGAGCGCTCAGGACCGGCGCGGGCGCGCTACCTGATGTTGCGGCTGCTCGAACGCGCCGGCGAACAGCGGGTGGCCATCCCGTCGCTGACGTCGACGGATTACGTCAACACGATCCCGACCGAGCTCGAACCCTGGTTCCCCGGGGACGAGGACGTCGAACGTCGCTTCCGGGCGTGGATCCGGTGGAACGCGGCCATCATGGTGCATCGCGCCCAGCGCCCGGGAGTCGGTGTGGGCGGCCACATTTCGACCTACGCCTCGTCGGCGGCGCTCTACGAGGTGGGCTTCAACCACTTTTTCCGCGGCAAGTCGCATCCCGGCGGCGGGGACCAGGTGTTCATTCAGGGGCACGCTTCCCCGGGCATCTACGCCCGCGCCTTCCTGGAGGGCCGGCTCAGCCAGGACCGGCTCGACGGCTTCCGCCAGGAGCACAGTCACGCCGCGGGCGGGCTGCCGTCGTACCCGCACCCGCGGCTGATGCCCGACTTCTGGGAGTTCCCCACCGTGTCCATGGGTCTGGGGCCGCTCAACGCCATCTACCAGGCGCGGTTCAACCACTACCTGCACGACCGCGGCATCAGGGACACCTCCGACCAGCATGTGTGGTGCTTCTTGGGCGACGGCGAGATGGACGAGCCGGAGAGCCGCGGCCTGGCGCACGTCGGGGCGCTCGAGGGCCTGGACAACCTGACCTTCGTCATCAATTGCAACCTGCAGCGCCTCGACGGGCCGGTCCGCGGCAACGGCAAGATCATCCAGGAGCTGGAGTCGTTCTTCCGCGGCGCGGGCTGGAACGTCATCAAGGTGGTGTGGGGCCGCGAGTGGGATGCGCTGTTGCACGCCGACCGCGACGGCGCCCTGGTCAACCTGATGAACAGCACCCCCGACGGCGACTACCAGACCTATAAGGCCAACGACGGGGCCTACGTGCGCGACCATTTCTTCGGGCGCGACCCGCGCACCAAGGCGCTGGTCGAGCAGATGACCGACTCGGAGATCTGGAACCTCAAGCGCGGCGGGCACGACTACCGCAAGGTGTATGCGGCCTACCGCGCGGCCGTCGACCACAAGGGCCAGCCGACGGTGATCCTGGCCAAGACCATCAAGGGCTACTCGCTGGGTGCGCACTTCCAGGGCCGCAACGCCACCCACCAGATGAAAAAGCTTGCGCTGGAAGACCTCAAGGCCTTCCGTGACTCGATGCGGATCCCGATCAGCGACGCCGAGCTGGAGAAGGACCCCTACCTGCCCCCCTACTACCACCCCGGTTCGGACGCCCCGGAGATCCGCTACATGCTGGACCGCCGCCGCACCCTGGGCGGCTTCGTGCCCGAGCGCCGGACCAAGGCCAAGGCGCTGAAGCTGCCGGCCCGGGACATCTACGCGCCGCTGAAGAAGGGCTCCGGGCACCAGGAGGTCGCCACCACCATGGCGACCGTGCGCACGTTCAAAGAAGTCATGCGGGACAAAGAGGTCGGGCCTCGCATCGTGCCGATCATTCCCGACGAGGCGCGCACGTTCGGCATGGACTCGTGGTTCCCGTCGCTGAAGATCTACAACCGGCTGGGCCAGCTGTACACGGCCGTCGACGCCGACCTGATGCTGGCCTACAAGGAGAGCGAAGTCGGCCAGATCCTGCACGAGGGCATCAACGAGGCCGGGTCGGTGGGCTCGTTCACCGCGGCCGGCACGTCGTACGCGACGCACAACGAGCCGATGATCCCCATCTACATCTTCTATTCGATGTTCGGTTTCCAGCGCACCGGCGACGGCCTGTGGGCCGCCGCCGACCAGATGGCGCGCGGCTTCCTGCTGGGCGCGACCGCGGGGCGCACCACGCTGACCGGCGAGGGCCTGCAACACGCCGACGGCCACTCACCGCTGCTCGCGGCGACCAACCCTGCGGTGGTCGCCTACGACCCGGCGTTCGCGTTCGAGATCGCCTACATCGTGGAGAGCGGCCTGGCGCGGATGTTCGGCGAAAACCCGGAGAACGTGTTCTTCTACATCACCGTCTACAACGAGCCCTACGTGCAGCCGCCCGAGCCGGAGAACTTCGATCCCGAGGGCCTGCTGCGGGGCATCTACCGGTATCGCGCCGCGACCGAGCAGCGCGCCAGCACGGCGCAGATCCTGGCGTCCGGGGTGGCGATGCCGTCGGCGCTAAAGGCCGCCGAGATGCTGGCCGCCGAGTGGGACGTGGCCGCCGACGTGTGGTCGGTGACCAGCTGGGGCGAGCTCAACCGCGACGGCCTGGCAGTCCAGAAGGCGCAGCTGCGCCACCCGGATCGACAGGCCGGCGTCGCCTACGTGACGCAGGCCCTCTCGAAGGCCACCGGGCCGGTGATCGCGGTGTCGGACTGGATGCGGGCCGTCCCCGAGCAGATCCGGCCGTGGGTGCCGGGCACCTACGTCACGCTGGGGACCGACGGCTTCGGGTTCTCCGACACCCGGCCCGCGGCGCGCCGCTACTTCAACACCGACGCCGAGTCCCAGGTGGTGGCGGTGCTCGAGGCGCTGGCCCGCGACGGCGAGATCGATCCGTCGGTGCCCGTCGCGGCCGCCCGCCAGTACCGGATCGACGACGTCCAGGCCGCCCCCGAGCAGACCTCCGATCCGGGCGTGGCCTGA
- a CDS encoding DUF3052 domain-containing protein yields MVAADHAPSYARKLGIQRDQLVQEWGWDEDTDDDIRAAVEEACGGDLLDEDTDEVIDVVLLWWRDGDGDLVDTLMDAISALAEDGVIWVLTPKTGKPGHVLPAEIAEAAPTAGLMPTSSVNLGDWAASRLVQPKSRAGKR; encoded by the coding sequence GTGGTCGCGGCGGATCACGCCCCGAGCTACGCTCGCAAGCTGGGCATCCAACGGGACCAACTCGTTCAAGAGTGGGGCTGGGACGAAGACACCGACGACGACATCCGCGCTGCGGTCGAGGAGGCGTGCGGCGGTGACTTGCTCGACGAGGATACCGACGAGGTCATCGACGTCGTGCTGCTGTGGTGGCGCGACGGGGACGGCGACCTGGTGGACACCTTGATGGACGCGATCAGCGCGCTGGCCGAAGACGGCGTGATCTGGGTGCTGACCCCCAAGACCGGCAAGCCCGGTCACGTGCTGCCGGCCGAGATCGCCGAAGCGGCCCCCACGGCGGGGCTGATGCCCACCTCGTCGGTGAACCTCGGCGACTGGGCCGCCAGCCGGCTGGTCCAACCGAAGTCGCGCGCCGGGAAGCGTTGA
- a CDS encoding peroxiredoxin, which produces MLSVGTTAPDFTLRDQNQQRVTLSAYRGAKNVLLVFFPLAFTGICQGELDLLRDHLPEFENDDSAALAISVGPPPTHKIWSLESGFTFPVLSDFWPHGEVSQAYGVFNADAGYSNRGTFVVDRSGVIRFAEMKQPGESRQQRLWSEALTALRA; this is translated from the coding sequence ATGCTTTCCGTCGGCACCACGGCTCCGGACTTCACCCTGCGCGACCAGAACCAGCAGCGCGTCACGCTCAGCGCCTACCGGGGCGCCAAGAACGTCCTGCTGGTGTTCTTCCCGCTGGCGTTCACCGGCATCTGCCAGGGTGAGCTGGACCTGCTGCGCGACCACCTGCCCGAATTCGAGAACGACGACAGTGCGGCGCTGGCGATCTCCGTGGGCCCGCCGCCCACGCACAAGATCTGGTCGCTGGAGAGCGGGTTCACGTTCCCGGTGCTGTCGGACTTCTGGCCGCACGGCGAGGTCAGCCAGGCCTACGGCGTGTTCAACGCCGACGCCGGTTACTCCAATCGCGGAACCTTCGTGGTCGACCGGTCCGGGGTCATCCGGTTCGCCGAGATGAAACAGCCCGGCGAGTCGCGCCAACAGCGGCTGTGGAGCGAGGCGCTGACGGCTCTGCGGGCCTGA
- a CDS encoding epoxide hydrolase family protein, which produces MRPFRIDVPDADLDDLRSRLARTRWPEAECVDDWSQGMPLAYARELAGYWADGYDWRSREAALNRFDQFVTEIDGLDFHFVHHRSPHEDAFPLLITHGWPGSIVEFHKVIEPLTNPASGRAEDAFHVVCPSLPGYGFSGKPTRTGWGVERIADAWETLMLRLGYERYGAQGGDWGAAVTTQIGRNRGHCAAIHLNMPIGRPTKESLANPSEEEKAALAALAEHRKWGTGYSKEQSTRPQTLGYGLADSPVGQMAWIVEKFWAWMDCDGHPENVLSKDELLDNVMVYWVTGTGASSARLYWESFAVWGDMGRVELPTGVAAFPGEVLGAPRSWCEPVYNITHWTAMPRGGHFAAFEQPDLYVGDVRQFFATVR; this is translated from the coding sequence GTGAGGCCTTTCCGCATCGACGTTCCCGACGCCGACCTCGACGATCTGCGGTCGCGGCTGGCGCGCACCCGCTGGCCGGAGGCCGAGTGCGTGGACGACTGGAGCCAGGGCATGCCGCTGGCCTACGCCCGCGAGCTGGCCGGGTATTGGGCCGACGGGTACGACTGGCGCTCGCGTGAGGCGGCGCTGAACCGCTTCGACCAGTTCGTCACCGAAATCGACGGCCTGGACTTTCATTTCGTGCATCACCGCTCGCCGCACGAGGACGCCTTCCCCCTGCTGATCACCCACGGCTGGCCGGGCTCGATCGTGGAGTTTCACAAGGTGATCGAGCCGCTGACCAACCCGGCGTCCGGGCGCGCCGAGGACGCCTTCCACGTCGTCTGCCCGTCGCTGCCGGGGTATGGATTCTCCGGTAAGCCCACCCGCACCGGGTGGGGCGTGGAACGCATCGCCGACGCGTGGGAGACGCTGATGCTGCGGCTGGGCTACGAGCGCTACGGCGCCCAGGGCGGCGACTGGGGTGCGGCCGTCACCACCCAGATCGGACGAAATCGCGGGCACTGCGCGGCGATTCACCTGAACATGCCGATCGGTCGTCCCACCAAGGAGTCGCTGGCCAATCCGAGCGAGGAGGAGAAGGCGGCGCTGGCCGCGCTGGCCGAGCATCGCAAGTGGGGCACCGGCTACTCCAAGGAGCAGTCCACCCGGCCGCAGACCCTGGGCTACGGGCTGGCCGATTCACCCGTGGGCCAGATGGCGTGGATCGTCGAGAAGTTCTGGGCCTGGATGGATTGCGACGGCCATCCCGAGAACGTGCTGAGCAAAGACGAACTGCTCGACAACGTGATGGTGTACTGGGTGACCGGCACCGGCGCGTCCTCGGCCCGCCTGTACTGGGAGAGCTTCGCGGTGTGGGGCGACATGGGCCGGGTCGAGTTGCCCACCGGCGTGGCGGCCTTCCCCGGCGAGGTGCTGGGCGCCCCGCGGTCGTGGTGCGAGCCCGTCTACAACATCACGCACTGGACCGCGATGCCGCGCGGCGGGCACTTCGCCGCCTTCGAGCAGCCCGACCTGTACGTCGGCGACGTCCGGCAGTTCTTCGCGACCGTCCGCTGA
- a CDS encoding cobalamin biosynthesis protein, with amino-acid sequence MLPTRTRMAGVVAGYLADVAVADPQKGHPVALFGRAAAELERLTYRDDRLAGATHVGLLVGTVSLLGVAVQRAAGRGGRPGSIAATAAATWVALGGTSLARTGLRMAELLERGDVEAARRLLPSLCGRDPAHLDGAGLTRAALESVAENTSDAQVAPVLWAAAGGVPAVLAYRAINTLDSMVGHRSPRYLRFGWAAARLDDTANYLAARATAALVVAAAPLVGGSASGAVRAWRRDAGDHPSPNAGVVEAAFAGALGVRLGGPTRYRHGLQIRPTLGDGRAPQEKDLRRAVTLSRLVQAGAVAGAWVLAYRRRP; translated from the coding sequence ATGCTTCCGACGCGGACCCGGATGGCCGGCGTGGTCGCCGGCTACCTGGCCGACGTCGCGGTGGCCGACCCGCAAAAGGGCCACCCCGTGGCGCTGTTCGGGCGGGCCGCGGCCGAACTGGAACGGCTGACCTACCGCGACGACAGGCTGGCGGGCGCGACGCATGTAGGGCTCTTGGTCGGGACGGTGAGCCTGCTCGGTGTGGCGGTGCAGCGGGCCGCCGGCCGCGGCGGGCGGCCCGGATCGATCGCGGCCACCGCGGCGGCGACGTGGGTGGCGCTGGGGGGCACCTCGCTGGCGCGCACCGGCCTGCGGATGGCGGAGCTGCTGGAGCGCGGCGATGTCGAGGCCGCACGCCGGCTGCTGCCGTCGCTGTGCGGCCGCGATCCGGCCCATCTCGACGGCGCGGGCCTGACCCGCGCCGCGCTGGAGTCGGTCGCGGAGAACACCTCAGACGCCCAGGTCGCACCCGTGCTCTGGGCGGCCGCGGGCGGCGTGCCCGCCGTGCTGGCCTACCGCGCCATCAACACCCTGGATTCGATGGTTGGCCACCGATCACCCCGCTATCTTCGATTCGGTTGGGCCGCAGCAAGATTGGACGACACGGCCAATTATCTGGCCGCGCGGGCAACCGCGGCGCTGGTGGTGGCTGCGGCCCCGCTCGTCGGCGGCTCCGCGTCGGGCGCGGTGCGGGCCTGGCGCCGCGACGCCGGCGACCACCCGAGCCCGAACGCCGGCGTGGTCGAGGCGGCCTTCGCCGGGGCGCTGGGCGTGCGGCTCGGCGGGCCCACCCGGTACCGTCACGGGCTGCAGATCCGGCCGACGCTGGGCGACGGCCGGGCACCGCAGGAAAAGGACCTGCGCCGCGCGGTGACGCTGTCCCGGCTGGTGCAGGCCGGCGCCGTCGCGGGCGCCTGGGTCCTGGCCTACCGGCGGCGGCCGTAG
- a CDS encoding SURF1 family cytochrome oxidase biogenesis protein yields MRRLAFLLRPGWIVLALVVIAFTYLCFMVLAPWQLGKHSRTSRENQQIETSLNTPPVPLTTLLPHQDSSAPEAQWRRVTASGHYLPDVAVLARLRVVESKPAFEVLTPFVVDGGPTVLVDRGYVRPEGGSHVPPIPRPPAETVTITARLRDSQPAVPGKDPFVGEGAEQVYSIDTAQIAALTKVPLAGSYLQLVPDQPGGLGVPGVPQLDAGPFLSYGIQWIAFGILAPIGLGYFAYSEIRARRAERPEPPPPAGEPGEPGEKSPAPKTVEAKLADRYGRRR; encoded by the coding sequence ATGCGCCGCTTGGCTTTCCTGCTGCGCCCCGGCTGGATCGTGCTGGCGTTGGTGGTGATCGCCTTCACCTACCTGTGCTTCATGGTGCTCGCCCCCTGGCAGCTGGGTAAGCACAGCCGGACGTCGCGGGAGAACCAGCAGATCGAGACGTCCCTCAACACCCCGCCGGTGCCGCTGACAACGCTTCTGCCGCATCAGGACTCGTCTGCACCCGAGGCGCAGTGGCGCCGGGTGACGGCCAGCGGGCACTATCTGCCCGACGTCGCGGTGCTCGCCCGGCTGCGGGTGGTCGAGTCCAAGCCCGCGTTCGAGGTGCTGACCCCGTTCGTCGTCGACGGCGGCCCCACCGTCCTGGTCGACCGCGGGTACGTGCGACCCGAAGGCGGGTCGCACGTGCCGCCCATCCCCCGCCCGCCCGCCGAGACGGTGACCATCACCGCGCGGCTGCGCGATTCCCAGCCCGCCGTCCCCGGCAAGGACCCGTTCGTCGGGGAGGGGGCCGAGCAGGTGTATTCGATCGACACCGCACAGATCGCGGCGTTGACCAAGGTGCCCCTGGCCGGGTCGTATCTGCAGCTGGTCCCCGACCAGCCCGGCGGGCTCGGCGTCCCCGGGGTGCCGCAGCTCGACGCCGGGCCGTTCTTGTCCTACGGCATCCAGTGGATCGCGTTCGGCATCCTGGCGCCGATCGGGCTGGGCTACTTCGCGTACTCAGAGATCAGGGCGCGCCGCGCCGAACGGCCGGAGCCGCCGCCGCCGGCCGGGGAGCCCGGGGAGCCGGGGGAGAAATCGCCGGCCCCCAAGACCGTCGAGGCCAAGCTCGCCGATCGCTACGGCCGCCGCCGGTAG
- a CDS encoding low molecular weight protein-tyrosine-phosphatase produces MSEREPDRLHVTFVCTGNICRSVMAEKMFADQLRRRGLAGAVRVTSAGTGNWHVGEGADARAGHVLRVHGYPTDHRAAQVDDDHLAADLVVALDRNHARMLRHLGVDDDRLRMLRSFDPRTGAHTPDVDDPYYGGPEDFERVYTVIEASLPGLHAWVDERLAENGSP; encoded by the coding sequence GTGTCTGAGCGGGAGCCTGACCGGCTGCACGTCACGTTCGTCTGCACGGGCAACATCTGCCGTTCGGTGATGGCCGAGAAGATGTTCGCCGACCAGCTGCGCCGCCGCGGCCTGGCCGGCGCGGTGCGGGTGACCAGCGCGGGCACCGGCAACTGGCACGTCGGTGAGGGTGCCGACGCCCGGGCCGGGCACGTGCTGCGCGTCCACGGCTACCCCACCGACCACCGCGCCGCCCAGGTCGACGACGACCACCTGGCGGCCGACCTGGTGGTGGCCCTCGACCGCAATCACGCCCGGATGCTGCGCCACCTCGGCGTCGACGACGACCGGCTCCGCATGCTGCGGTCCTTCGACCCCCGCACGGGCGCGCACACCCCGGACGTCGACGACCCCTACTACGGCGGACCCGAGGACTTCGAACGCGTCTACACCGTCATCGAGGCGTCCCTGCCCGGCCTGCACGCCTGGGTCGACGAACGCCTGGCGGAGAACGGATCGCCGTGA
- a CDS encoding HAD-IA family hydrolase, with product MIFDLDGTLTDSAEGIVASFLHALGHIGAPVPEGDLVARIVGPPMDDTFRAMLDEDAEQAIAAFRAEYGSRGWAMNTLFDGIEQLLADLRGAGVRLAVATSKLEQTARRILAHFGLDGYFEVIAGASPDGSRKTKEEVLAHALAALRPLPERVLMVGDRSHDVHGAAAHGIDTVVVGWGYGRADFADGAGPDGVTHAATIDELREALGV from the coding sequence GTGATCTTCGACCTCGACGGCACGCTGACCGACTCCGCCGAGGGCATCGTGGCCAGCTTCTTGCACGCGCTCGGCCACATCGGCGCCCCGGTGCCCGAGGGCGATCTGGTCGCGCGGATCGTCGGCCCGCCGATGGACGACACGTTCCGCGCGATGCTCGACGAGGACGCCGAGCAGGCGATCGCCGCCTTCCGGGCCGAGTACGGCAGCCGCGGCTGGGCCATGAACACGCTCTTCGACGGCATCGAGCAGCTCCTGGCCGACCTGCGCGGCGCGGGCGTCCGGCTGGCCGTGGCGACGTCCAAGCTGGAGCAGACGGCGCGGCGCATCCTCGCCCATTTCGGCCTCGACGGGTATTTCGAGGTCATCGCCGGGGCCAGTCCCGACGGCTCCCGCAAGACGAAGGAGGAGGTGCTGGCGCACGCCCTCGCGGCGTTGCGACCGCTGCCCGAGCGGGTGCTGATGGTCGGCGACCGCAGCCACGACGTGCACGGCGCGGCCGCCCACGGCATCGACACCGTGGTGGTCGGGTGGGGCTACGGGCGGGCGGACTTCGCCGACGGGGCCGGCCCCGACGGCGTGACGCACGCCGCGACCATCGACGAGTTGCGGGAGGCGCTGGGTGTCTGA
- the cobC gene encoding Rv2231c family pyridoxal phosphate-dependent protein CobC, which yields MASLNLSPPATSRYHGDEAVAPGMLDFAVNVRHAQPPEWLVRRLAARLPDLARYPGAQDEQRARDAVAARHGRTREEVLPLAGAAEGFALLRNLRPARAAIVAPAFTEPAAALTAAGVPVHHVVLEPPFGLRDIRVPDDADLVVVGNPTNPTSVLHTREQLLALRRPGRILVVDEAFADSVPGEPGSLAADPMPDVLVLRSLTKTWALAGLRVGYALGSPELLARLTSARAHWPLGTLQLAAIGACCEPQAVGDAAADAERLAALRAEMAAGLTAAGAEVVDGRAPFVLFRAPEAVLIRTRLHDRGIAIRRCDTFVGLDESYLRAAVRAEWPLLAQVIAEVRR from the coding sequence ATGGCGAGTCTGAACCTGAGCCCGCCTGCGACGTCGCGCTATCACGGGGACGAGGCCGTCGCACCCGGGATGCTGGATTTCGCCGTCAACGTCCGTCACGCGCAACCGCCGGAGTGGCTGGTGCGGAGACTGGCCGCGCGGCTGCCCGACCTCGCGCGCTACCCCGGGGCGCAGGACGAGCAACGGGCACGGGACGCGGTCGCGGCGCGACACGGCCGCACCCGCGAGGAGGTGCTGCCGCTGGCCGGCGCGGCCGAAGGCTTCGCGTTGCTGCGCAACCTGCGCCCGGCGCGGGCGGCGATCGTCGCGCCGGCGTTCACCGAGCCCGCCGCGGCGCTGACCGCGGCCGGGGTGCCCGTGCACCACGTCGTGCTGGAACCGCCGTTCGGCCTGCGCGACATCCGTGTGCCCGACGACGCCGACCTCGTCGTGGTGGGCAACCCGACCAACCCCACCTCGGTGCTGCACACCCGCGAGCAACTGCTGGCGCTGCGCCGGCCGGGTCGGATCCTGGTGGTCGACGAGGCGTTCGCCGATTCGGTGCCCGGTGAGCCGGGGTCGCTGGCCGCCGACCCGATGCCCGACGTGCTGGTGTTGCGCAGCCTGACCAAGACGTGGGCGCTGGCCGGGTTGCGGGTGGGTTACGCCCTGGGTTCACCGGAGTTGTTGGCGCGGTTGACCTCTGCGCGCGCGCACTGGCCGCTCGGGACGCTGCAGCTGGCGGCGATCGGCGCGTGCTGCGAGCCGCAGGCCGTCGGCGACGCGGCGGCCGACGCCGAACGGTTGGCGGCGTTGCGTGCCGAGATGGCGGCCGGCCTCACCGCGGCGGGCGCCGAGGTGGTCGACGGCCGGGCCCCGTTCGTGCTCTTCCGCGCCCCGGAGGCGGTACTGATCCGCACGAGGTTGCACGACAGAGGTATTGCGATTCGCCGGTGCGACACGTTCGTCGGGCTCGACGAAAGTTACCTGCGGGCGGCGGTGCGCGCAGAGTGGCCGCTGCTGGCCCAGGTGATCGCGGAGGTGCGGCGATGA